In one Thermanaerovibrio velox DSM 12556 genomic region, the following are encoded:
- the xseB gene encoding exodeoxyribonuclease VII small subunit, protein MSFTEDLSKLEVIVARLERDDLPLEEALNVYEEGVIIARRCFEFLQDARRRIDILSEDGTEKPLNL, encoded by the coding sequence TTGTCATTTACTGAAGACCTGTCGAAGCTAGAGGTAATAGTTGCTAGATTGGAAAGGGACGATCTACCTCTCGAAGAGGCCCTCAATGTCTATGAAGAGGGAGTTATAATAGCCAGGAGGTGTTTTGAGTTCCTTCAAGACGCCCGCCGCAGGATAGACATCCTTAGCGAAGATGGGACGGAAAAGCCTTTAAACCTGTGA
- the rpmB gene encoding 50S ribosomal protein L28 translates to MSRICDCCGRGPQTGNAVSHSNRHTRRRWLINLRTVRVDLGCGETRRLKVCTKCLRSGVVRRAV, encoded by the coding sequence ATGTCCAGGATCTGCGATTGCTGCGGGAGAGGGCCACAGACGGGCAATGCCGTCAGCCACTCTAATCGTCACACCCGCCGCCGTTGGCTAATCAACTTAAGGACCGTGCGGGTGGACCTGGGTTGCGGTGAGACCCGCCGACTCAAGGTCTGTACCAAGTGTCTCCGTTCCGGTGTAGTTCGTAGGGCCGTCTAG